Genomic DNA from Nitratidesulfovibrio vulgaris str. Hildenborough:
GGAGAGTATCAGGTCTGTGACGCAAGGGGGCACCCCGCCGTCTGCACGGCTGCGGAGTGCCTGCGGTGCGCAGACAGCTGCGCACCATCAAGGCGTCGGAGGTTGTCGTCGGACACGTTTGGGTACTCGCCCCGTGAACGGCATGAGCAACACAGTGTGCCCGCGATGCATCGTGGCGAGAGTTCATTCGCAGCCGTCACGTTCCTTATGCCTTCCGTTTACGGCGTGTCCTCGCATCCGCTGTGAGTGGCACAGGATTGCTGGCAATTGCCGGGCCTCGACATCGTCGTGGAGAGTCCGCGTCCTAGCGCAGAATGTGAAAGGCCCGCTTTCGGTCGAAAGCGGGCCTTTGAAGTCGGGTCGGGGCGTGGCTACTTGTTCATGCAGTTCATGAAATCGCGGTTGCTCTTGGTGCCACGCATCTTGTCGAGAAGGAATTCCATGCTGTCGATGGAACTCATGGGGGCGAGAATCTTGCGCAGTATCCACACGCGGTTGAGCACTTCGTCGGAAAGAAGCAGGTCTTCCTTGCGGGTGCCGGTGCGGTTGATGTCGATGGCGGGGAACACGCGCTTTTCGGAGAGATGGCGATCGAGATAGATCTCCATGTTGCCGGTTCCCTTGAACTCTTCGAAGATGACCTCGTCCATGCGAGAGCCGGTGTCGATGAGGGCGGTGGCGATGATGGTGAGGCTGCCGCCTTCTTCGATGTTACGTGCAGCACCGAAGAATCGCTTCGGGCGTTGCAGTGCGTTGGCATCGAGACCGCCCGAAAGCACCCTGCCGGAAGAGGGCGTGACGGCGTTGTAGGCGCGACCGAGGCGGGTGATGGAGTCGAGCAGGATGACAACGTCGCGCTTGCGCTCGACAAGGCGCTTGGCTTTTTCGAGAACCATCTCACAGACCTGCACATGGCGCTGTGGCGGTTCGTCGAATGTCGAGCTCACCACTTCGGCGTTCTTGACGGTGCGCTCCATGTCGGTGACTTCTTCGGGGCGCTCGTCAATCAGCAGGACGATGAGATAGGTGTCGGGGCTGTTGGCATTGATGGAGTTGGCGATGGTCTGAAGCAGCATGGTCTTGCCGGTGCGCGGCGGGGCCACGATGAGGCCGCGTTGCCCGCATCCGATGGGGGCCATGATGTCGATGATCCTGCTCGAATAGTTCTTGTCCCCGTTCTCCATGATGAACTGGCGGTCGGGGTAGATGGGCGTGAGGTTGTCGAACAGGACGAGATTCTTTGCGTTTTCGGGGGGCTCGAAGCCGATTTCCGTGACCTTGAGAAGGGCGAAATAGCGTTCACCCTCTTTGGGGGGGCGTATCTGCCCGGAGACGACATCGCCTTTTCGCAGTGCGAACCGACGAATCTGGGAGGGGGAGACGTAGATGTCGTCGGGGCCGGGCATGTAGCTGCAGAGCGGAGATCGAAGGAAGCCGAAGCCGTCGGGCAGGATTTCAAGCACCCCGTCGCCGTATATGGCTCCATTCTGGGATGCGCAGGCTTGCAGAAGGGCGAATATGAGCTCCTGCTTTCGCATGCCGCTGGCGTTTTCGACCTTGAACTGCTCGGCAAGCTCCATGAGCTCCTGCATGCTTTTGATCTTCAGCTCGGAAAGGTTCATGGCACTTTCCGGGTTCGGAGCGCTTTTCTTTTTCCTCATAGGGTACCGGAGTGAGTAATGAAAGAGAGTTGCTGGAAGGGATGCCCCGTGCGGGAACATGTCTTCGGGCCGCAGAACTGGCTGCGTACACGTAGATGAAAGAAGGCTGCGGGGGTACTGAAGTGCGAATCGAATGCTGGATGCGTGTAAAAGACCGCGAATGAGCCTTGCTACACACGCGTAAACGACAACGAAGTCGATGCGATGCAGGGAAAGCTACAGGCTCTTGACCAGTATGTGTGGGAACAGAGAGAACCTAGCCCAATACCGTCATGTTGGCAAGGGGGCTATTCTACGTTCTCGCGTGGCTGGAGAACATCCTGGAATAACGCTTCGATATTGGCCCGAACTTCTTCCTGCGTGAGACCCTGCACATGGGAAAGTTCGACGACCAGCAAGGACATGGCCTGTTCAAGGAGTCGCCGTTCGCCGAAGGAGAGTTCCTTGTCTTTGCCGATGAGCAGAAGCTCGCGCAGAACGTAGGCGACATCACCAAGGTCGGGGCTCTTGAGCTTTTCGGAGTATTCGCGGTAGCGTCTGTTCCAGTTCTGTCCGGTGTACCCGGTAAAACCACTGCGGTCTTCGAGCGAAAGCATGATCTCGTTTGCCCGTTCGGTCGAACAGAGCGGGCGCAGCCCCACATTGGCCGCATTCTTCACCGGCACCATGAGAGTGACGTTGTTGGTGAGGATGCGTACGATGTAGAACTCGGCTGTGACGCCCCCAACTTCTTGGCGTTCGATACGTTCGACTTTGCCGACGCCTTGCGCGGGGTACACTACCAGTTCATCCGGGCTGAACACTATCTGCTCCTGGGATTCGTGAGAAAGTTCTATGAGCGTGAAAAAACATAATACACAATAGCCGCAACGGCGTCCACTCCCGATGCGGCTACCCTGCTGGCAATGTGAACGCGGTCAGGGCCTGAAGGCGTTGATGTACTGGGTGGCCGCGACATCCCCCTCTGTGGCGAATGTCCTGATGCCTTGTATGGCCGCCTCAAGCACCGCGTCGACCATGGCAGTGTCGGACTGGGAGAAGCGACCGAGCACCCACCCTGTGGTTTCTCCACCTGCCGGAGGTTTGCCAATGCCGAGGCGGAGTCGATGAAAGTCAGGCGTCCCAAGGCATTGTGTGATGGATTTCAGCCCGTTATGTCCTGCGTTGCCTCCCCCCATCTTGAAGCGCATCCTTCCGAGGGGCAGGTCGAGTTCGTCGTGCGCCACGACCATGGCGGCGGGCTTGACCCGATAGAACGAGGCTATCGCAAGCACGGCCTCGCCGCTGAGGTTCATGAAGGTCTGCGGCTTGGCAAGAAGCCATGGGGCTTGTCCTTCGACGATGTCGCATCGCCAGAGGTCGTATTTCTTCTTGCCGCCGCTGAGTTGTTCACAGCGCGCAAAAGGATTGCGCTGGGCTTCTTCCAGCAGGGCGTCGATGAACATGAATCCGAAATTATGGCGGGTACGGTCGTACTCGCGTCCCGGATTGCCGAGGCCGATGATGAGTCCGGATATGTTCATGTGCGCATCGGGGCGATAGGGTGGGCTACATGCCGTACCGGAAATGACCGGCCAACACGGGAAAAAGCCGGCTCCGCAAGCGGAGCCGGCCTGAAGCGGCGGAGAAACGCGGAACTATTCGCTCTTGGGGGTGAGCACGCTGAGAATAGCGAAGTTCTCGTTGGTTGCCGGACGCACACCCTCGGGCATGGCGACATCCTTCAGCATGATGGTGCTGTTGATGTCGAGTTCGGTCAGGTCCAGCGTGATCTTCTTGGGCAGCGTGAGCGGCTTGCTCATGACGTCTATGAATTCGCGGTAGACTTCGAGCTTGCCACCAAGCTTGACGCCACGCGAGGTGCCGACGAATTCCAGAGGAACGCGGATCTTGATCTCGCGATCAAGGTCGACACCGAAGAAGTCGATATGCGTGAACTTCTTCTTGTAGGGGTGGAAAAGAGCGTCCCAGATGAGAACGGGATGCGTGCTCTTCTTGCCCTCTTCTTCGATTTCAAGCTGGAATACGGTGGTGCGACCCACTTCTTCGAACAGCTTCTGAAGGGGCTTGGCGGGCATCTGGACGGCGACGTTGTTGCCCTTGGTGTCGTAGAACACGCCGGGAACGACTTCTTCGGAACGGAGCCTGCGGTTGGCACCCTTGCCCAGGTTGTCGCGCTTCTGGACGCTCAGTGTCTTCTGCTCGGACATGCTGTTTCTCCTTTACATTCCTGCGGCAAGCGGCCACGGAACGAGATTGCTATACGAAAAGAACGCTCACCGACGATTCGGTGTGGATATTGTGTATGGCCTTGGCCAGAAGCCCGGCAACGGAAAGGACATGCAGTTTCGGGCAAGCGTTGAGCTTGTCGCCCAAGGGCACGGTATCGGTGACGATAACCTGCTTGAAGGGCGAGTTGCAAAGACGTTCGATGGCAGGCCCGGAAAGTACGGGGTGTGTGGCGCATGCCATGACCTCGCGCGCACCGTTCTTGAGCAGGACTTCGCCTGCTGCACAGAGGGTGCCTGCGGTGTCGATCATGTCGTCAACGACGATGGCGACCTTGTCGCGTACGTCGCCGATGACGTGCATCGCCTGCGCCTGGTTGGGCTTGTCGCGGCGCTTGTCGACGATGGCAAGCCCTGCGTTGAGCCGCTTGGCGTAGGCGCGGGCGCGTTCGACACCACCGGCGTCGGGCGACACGATGACGATTTCACCTTCGACCTGCCGCAGGTAGTCGAGAATGACCGGGGCGGCGTACAGGTTGTCGACAGGGGAGTTGAAGAAGCCCTGTATCTGACCCGCATGGAGGTCGACGGTGACGACGCGGTCAGTGCCAGCGGTTGTCAGGAAGTCGGCAACCAGTTTTGCGCTGATAGGAGCGCGGGGAGAGACTTTGCGATCCTGACGTGCATAGCCGTAGTACGGCATGACGGCGGTAACGCGGCCTGCGCTGGCACGCTTGAGGGCGTCCAGCATCAGGAACAGCTGCATCAGATTGAAGTTGACCGGGGCACACGTGGCCTGAACGACGAATACGTCGTCACCGCGCACGTTGTCGCCGATCTCGATGCGGATTTCGCCGTCACTGAAGGTTTCACACAGAGCGGGCGTGATCTGGCAACCAAGATGGTTGCAGATGGCCTTGGCCAGCTCGGGGTTGGAAGTGCCGGTCAGGATCTTGAGATCGCCTTGCATGGTCTGACATCCGGCTAGAGTTGGGGAACTTGCGTTCTGAAATGGCTGGGGCGGAAGGACTCGAACCCTCGAATGACGGGACCAAAACCCGTTGCCTTACCAACTTGGCGACACCCCAGCGTCACAAAAGATGCTGATATACCCGTATGCCATGACCCTTCAGCTGTTCGAAGGCCGCTTCGGCATCTTCACGCCTCCTGAAGAGGGCGAAGACGCTCGCGCCGCTACCGCTCATGAGGGCGGCTGCCGCGCCATGTCGCAACAAGGCTTCCTTGAGCGACCGCAGCTCCGGGTGAGACGCGAAGACCACCGGTTCGAAGCTGTTATGGAGCCATGACTCGCGGGAGAACGAGTTTCTATCCGCAACCCCCCCCGTTGTCAAGCAACCACGCACGCGGAGTTGTTTTTCTTCGGCAGCATCCAGCGCGCCGTAGGCCCATGCCGTGGAGACCTGTACCTGCGGGCAGGCGAGAAGCAGGGTGAATCCCTTGTACGGCCATGCCACAGGGGTGATGATCTCGCCAATGCCGCTGGCACGGCACGGGACCGCATGGATGAAGAACGGCACGTCGGCTCCGATGCGGGCCGCCAGTCTGCATAGCGTCTCTCTTCCGAGGGGATGCGGGGCGATGGATTCGAGGTGGTTCAGGATTGCAGCGGCGTTGGCACTGCCGCCTCCCAGTCCTGCCCCATGCG
This window encodes:
- the rho gene encoding transcription termination factor Rho, which produces MRKKKSAPNPESAMNLSELKIKSMQELMELAEQFKVENASGMRKQELIFALLQACASQNGAIYGDGVLEILPDGFGFLRSPLCSYMPGPDDIYVSPSQIRRFALRKGDVVSGQIRPPKEGERYFALLKVTEIGFEPPENAKNLVLFDNLTPIYPDRQFIMENGDKNYSSRIIDIMAPIGCGQRGLIVAPPRTGKTMLLQTIANSINANSPDTYLIVLLIDERPEEVTDMERTVKNAEVVSSTFDEPPQRHVQVCEMVLEKAKRLVERKRDVVILLDSITRLGRAYNAVTPSSGRVLSGGLDANALQRPKRFFGAARNIEEGGSLTIIATALIDTGSRMDEVIFEEFKGTGNMEIYLDRHLSEKRVFPAIDINRTGTRKEDLLLSDEVLNRVWILRKILAPMSSIDSMEFLLDKMRGTKSNRDFMNCMNK
- a CDS encoding CarD family transcriptional regulator; amino-acid sequence: MFSPDELVVYPAQGVGKVERIERQEVGGVTAEFYIVRILTNNVTLMVPVKNAANVGLRPLCSTERANEIMLSLEDRSGFTGYTGQNWNRRYREYSEKLKSPDLGDVAYVLRELLLIGKDKELSFGERRLLEQAMSLLVVELSHVQGLTQEEVRANIEALFQDVLQPRENVE
- the pth gene encoding aminoacyl-tRNA hydrolase, whose protein sequence is MNISGLIIGLGNPGREYDRTRHNFGFMFIDALLEEAQRNPFARCEQLSGGKKKYDLWRCDIVEGQAPWLLAKPQTFMNLSGEAVLAIASFYRVKPAAMVVAHDELDLPLGRMRFKMGGGNAGHNGLKSITQCLGTPDFHRLRLGIGKPPAGGETTGWVLGRFSQSDTAMVDAVLEAAIQGIRTFATEGDVAATQYINAFRP
- a CDS encoding 50S ribosomal protein L25/general stress protein Ctc; protein product: MSEQKTLSVQKRDNLGKGANRRLRSEEVVPGVFYDTKGNNVAVQMPAKPLQKLFEEVGRTTVFQLEIEEEGKKSTHPVLIWDALFHPYKKKFTHIDFFGVDLDREIKIRVPLEFVGTSRGVKLGGKLEVYREFIDVMSKPLTLPKKITLDLTELDINSTIMLKDVAMPEGVRPATNENFAILSVLTPKSE
- a CDS encoding ribose-phosphate pyrophosphokinase, whose protein sequence is MQGDLKILTGTSNPELAKAICNHLGCQITPALCETFSDGEIRIEIGDNVRGDDVFVVQATCAPVNFNLMQLFLMLDALKRASAGRVTAVMPYYGYARQDRKVSPRAPISAKLVADFLTTAGTDRVVTVDLHAGQIQGFFNSPVDNLYAAPVILDYLRQVEGEIVIVSPDAGGVERARAYAKRLNAGLAIVDKRRDKPNQAQAMHVIGDVRDKVAIVVDDMIDTAGTLCAAGEVLLKNGAREVMACATHPVLSGPAIERLCNSPFKQVIVTDTVPLGDKLNACPKLHVLSVAGLLAKAIHNIHTESSVSVLFV
- the ispE gene encoding 4-(cytidine 5'-diphospho)-2-C-methyl-D-erythritol kinase encodes the protein MNDAVTLRSGCKVNLDLHITSRRDDGYHEIDSLFLPLEEPHDELVVTVGDAPGITVTCAIQGIDPTRNTVTRAYDAYAEASGFRPPLRVELRKGVPHGAGLGGGSANAAAILNHLESIAPHPLGRETLCRLAARIGADVPFFIHAVPCRASGIGEIITPVAWPYKGFTLLLACPQVQVSTAWAYGALDAAEEKQLRVRGCLTTGGVADRNSFSRESWLHNSFEPVVFASHPELRSLKEALLRHGAAAALMSGSGASVFALFRRREDAEAAFEQLKGHGIRVYQHLL